From the genome of Miscanthus floridulus cultivar M001 chromosome 10, ASM1932011v1, whole genome shotgun sequence, one region includes:
- the LOC136487246 gene encoding disease resistance protein RGA2-like isoform X2, translating into MAAVMDALAPYVKKLITDMAQEEVSMLLGISAEITKLEDNMESLKAFMADAERRHITDTSVQRWSTKLNNAMYDATDILDLCQLEADKRRESRGGDGVEQKLPSCFQPLLFCLRNPVFAHKIGSRIKELNQRLESIHKEADKYKFNIGLGSNPEPRKLAAAELSSYRTSSLVDESAIVGEQIERDTRELIHLLTSGDDNHNIKVVSIIGVGGMGKTTLAQKIFNDATIQEHFKTKTIWLSITQQFDEVELLRTAIKHAGGDHGAEKDKNTLTETLFHTLSSGRFLLVMDDVWSQKVWNDVLSVPVRNASKKQPGSKVLVTTRSAHLPQQMQAPLHQHRVKPLENDDAWSLLKKQLQPDQGSNVSAVPKGLSELTNLRSLSGFPVHMDMDASNSWCSLQELEPLSQLRDLTLYGLERVQDSRMAEKAMISSKRHLRYLELNYSASGHTIGTGGAEAEQQQQQSVTEEILEKLCPPTCLENLRVIGGYIGRRLPDWMCAPASAEFKSLRYLRLENLPCCTQLPDGLCCLPSLELLTIKDAPAIKRIGLQFQASSSMAARGSTASTSAPFPKLRYLYLDGLREWEEWEWNDCEEHMDVETAIAMPCLGTVQIKNCKLSCLPPGLARSKRHALRELNLYKLKRISGLPMLQKIRIVRCTKLEVLEGVAALDSLGLHNTTMETLPGYLRAVNSRYLELVCNKKLYESSSSPGSSEWDKISHIGKHKIVCLED; encoded by the exons ATGGCAGCCGTCATGGATGCCTTGGCACCCTACGTCAAGAAGCTAATAACAGACATGGCACAAGAAGAGGTTTCCATGTTGCTGGGCATCTCCGCCGagatcaccaagctggaggacaacaTGGAAAGCCTCAAAGCCTTCATGGCAGATGCTGAGAGGAGGCACATCACTGACACGAGCGTGCAAAGATGGTCGACAAAGCTCAACAACGCCATGTATGACGCCACTGACATCCTCGACCTGTGCCAGCTCGAGGCCGACAAGCGCAGGGAGTCTAGAGGTGGCGACGGCGTGGAACAGAAGTTGCCCAGCTGCTTCCAGCCATTGCTCTTCTGCCTGCGGAATCCTGTGTTCGCACACAAGATAGGCAGCCGCATCAAGGAGCTCAACCAGAGGCTAGAAAGCATCCACAAGGAGGCGGACAAGTACAAGTTCAATATTGGCCTCGGTTCCAACCCGGAGCCAAGGAAGCTAGCTGCTGCTGAGTTATCCAGCTATAGGACAAGTTCACTTGTCGATGAGTCAGCCATAGTTGGGGAACAGATAGAGAGGGATACAAGGGAGCTCATTCACTTGCTAACCTCAGGTGATGATAATCACAACATCAAAGTCGTGTCTATAATTGGTGTTGGTGGCATGGGAAAGACTACTCTTGCTCAGAAGATCTTCAATGATGCAACCATCCAAGAGCACTTCAAGACGAAGACGATATGGCTAAGCATCACTCAACAGTTTGACGAGGTTGAGCTACTGAGGACAGCAATCAAGCATGCTGGAGGCGACCATGGTGCTGAGAAGGACAAAAACACTCTGACGGAGACCCTATTCCACACCCTGTCTAGTGGAAGGTTTCTGCTGGTGATGGATGACGTGTGGAGCCAGAAAGTGTGGAACGACGTGCTTAGTGTCCCAGTTAGAAATGCTAGCAAGAAACAACCTGGAAGCAAGGTCCTTGTCACCACAAGATCTGCACACCTACCCCAACAGATGCAAGCCCCCCTGCACCAACACCGTGTCAAGCCTCTAGAGAATGATGATGCTTGGTCTTTGCTCAAGAAGCAGCTGCAGCCTGATCAG GGATCAAATGTCAGTGCTGTGCCTAAGGGGTTAAGTGAGTTAACAAATCTGAGGTCACTTTCTGGCTTCCCAGTACACATGGACATGGATGCAAGCAATAGCTGGTGCAGTTTGCAAGAGCTGGAGCCTCTCTCTCAGCTTAGGGATCTTACATTATATGGCCTAGAGAGGGTGCAGGACAGCCGGATGGCTGAAAAGGCCATGATTAGCAGCAAGCGCCACCTTCGGTATCTAGAGTTGAACTATAGTGCAAGTGGACATACTATAGGGACAGGTGGTGCTgaggcagagcagcagcagcaacagagtgTGACCGAGGAAATCTTGGAAAAGCTCTGCCCTCCAACCTGCCTGGAGAATCTACGTGTGATAGGAGGATACATTGGTCGCCGGCTACCAGACTGGATGTGTGCTCCAGCATCGGCAGAGTTTAAGAGCCTAAGGTATTTAAGGCTGGAGAACCTGCCTTGCTGCACCCAGCTCCCTGATGGTCTGTGCTGCCTCCCAAGTTTGGAATTGCTCACCATCAAAGACGCGCCAGCCATCAAGCGTATTGGCCTCCAATTCCAAGCGTCATCCTCCATGGCAGCTAGAGGTTCCACTGCTAGTACATCTGCACCGTTTCCTAAACTGAGATACCTGTATTTGGATGGATTACGTGAGTGGGAAGAGTGGGAATGGAACGACTGTGAGGAGCATATGGATGTGGAAACTGCCATAGCCATGCCTTGTCTGGGTACAGTCCAAATCAAAAACTGCAAGCTGAGCTGTCTTCCACCAGGCCTCGCCAGAAGCAAGAGGCATGCTCTGAGAGAACTAAAcctgtacaagctgaagaggatcAGCGGACTCCCCATGTTGCAGAAGATTAGGATTGTTCGCTGCACAAAGCTGGAGGTTctagaaggtgtcgcagcactcGACAGCCTTGGACTGCACAACACCACCATGGAGACGCTTCCAGGATACCTGCGAGCTGTAAACTCAAGGTATCTCGAGTTGGTTTGCAACAAGAAGCTATACGAATCCTCCTCATCTCCAGGTAGCTCCGAATGGGACAAGATCAGCCACATTGGAAAGCACAAGATTGTCTGCCTCGAAGATTGA
- the LOC136487246 gene encoding putative disease resistance protein RGA3 isoform X1 — protein MAAVMDALAPYVKKLITDMAQEEVSMLLGISAEITKLEDNMESLKAFMADAERRHITDTSVQRWSTKLNNAMYDATDILDLCQLEADKRRESRGGDGVEQKLPSCFQPLLFCLRNPVFAHKIGSRIKELNQRLESIHKEADKYKFNIGLGSNPEPRKLAAAELSSYRTSSLVDESAIVGEQIERDTRELIHLLTSGDDNHNIKVVSIIGVGGMGKTTLAQKIFNDATIQEHFKTKTIWLSITQQFDEVELLRTAIKHAGGDHGAEKDKNTLTETLFHTLSSGRFLLVMDDVWSQKVWNDVLSVPVRNASKKQPGSKVLVTTRSAHLPQQMQAPLHQHRVKPLENDDAWSLLKKQLQPDQVDGIDQLKTIGMEILENCDGLPLAIKVIGGLLSTRYPSEHEWKSVLNKTAWSLTGLPPELDNRLYLSYEDLSPQIKQCFLYCSLFPKGKEIIGHVVTQMWISEGFIQPLDGSSIITHEYGFEEMATEYYRELIKRNLLQPTKKISLTGYRCTMHDVVRTFAEYMAREESLVVVVGREQAATGMHVRRLSIEQTVSVLDWGILQRRESLRTLIINSRVNFHLPGDSLSSFSSLRVLYIWSADSNRLVPSLSMLKHLRYLRLKDTDISRLPDDIHKMKFLLYITLVDCNKLCYLPSSIIRLVHLRSLNIQGSNVSAVPKGLSELTNLRSLSGFPVHMDMDASNSWCSLQELEPLSQLRDLTLYGLERVQDSRMAEKAMISSKRHLRYLELNYSASGHTIGTGGAEAEQQQQQSVTEEILEKLCPPTCLENLRVIGGYIGRRLPDWMCAPASAEFKSLRYLRLENLPCCTQLPDGLCCLPSLELLTIKDAPAIKRIGLQFQASSSMAARGSTASTSAPFPKLRYLYLDGLREWEEWEWNDCEEHMDVETAIAMPCLGTVQIKNCKLSCLPPGLARSKRHALRELNLYKLKRISGLPMLQKIRIVRCTKLEVLEGVAALDSLGLHNTTMETLPGYLRAVNSRYLELVCNKKLYESSSSPGSSEWDKISHIGKHKIVCLED, from the exons ATGGCAGCCGTCATGGATGCCTTGGCACCCTACGTCAAGAAGCTAATAACAGACATGGCACAAGAAGAGGTTTCCATGTTGCTGGGCATCTCCGCCGagatcaccaagctggaggacaacaTGGAAAGCCTCAAAGCCTTCATGGCAGATGCTGAGAGGAGGCACATCACTGACACGAGCGTGCAAAGATGGTCGACAAAGCTCAACAACGCCATGTATGACGCCACTGACATCCTCGACCTGTGCCAGCTCGAGGCCGACAAGCGCAGGGAGTCTAGAGGTGGCGACGGCGTGGAACAGAAGTTGCCCAGCTGCTTCCAGCCATTGCTCTTCTGCCTGCGGAATCCTGTGTTCGCACACAAGATAGGCAGCCGCATCAAGGAGCTCAACCAGAGGCTAGAAAGCATCCACAAGGAGGCGGACAAGTACAAGTTCAATATTGGCCTCGGTTCCAACCCGGAGCCAAGGAAGCTAGCTGCTGCTGAGTTATCCAGCTATAGGACAAGTTCACTTGTCGATGAGTCAGCCATAGTTGGGGAACAGATAGAGAGGGATACAAGGGAGCTCATTCACTTGCTAACCTCAGGTGATGATAATCACAACATCAAAGTCGTGTCTATAATTGGTGTTGGTGGCATGGGAAAGACTACTCTTGCTCAGAAGATCTTCAATGATGCAACCATCCAAGAGCACTTCAAGACGAAGACGATATGGCTAAGCATCACTCAACAGTTTGACGAGGTTGAGCTACTGAGGACAGCAATCAAGCATGCTGGAGGCGACCATGGTGCTGAGAAGGACAAAAACACTCTGACGGAGACCCTATTCCACACCCTGTCTAGTGGAAGGTTTCTGCTGGTGATGGATGACGTGTGGAGCCAGAAAGTGTGGAACGACGTGCTTAGTGTCCCAGTTAGAAATGCTAGCAAGAAACAACCTGGAAGCAAGGTCCTTGTCACCACAAGATCTGCACACCTACCCCAACAGATGCAAGCCCCCCTGCACCAACACCGTGTCAAGCCTCTAGAGAATGATGATGCTTGGTCTTTGCTCAAGAAGCAGCTGCAGCCTGATCAG GTAGATGGAATCGATCAACTGAAAACTATTGGGATGGAAATTCTTGAAAATTGTGATGGCTTACCACTTGCAATTAAAGTGATTGGAGGTCTCTTGAGCACAAGATACCCAAGTGAGCATGAGTGGAAATCTGTTTTGAACAAGACAGCTTGGTCACTGACCGGACTGCCTCCAGAACTCGACAACCGACTATACTTGAGCTACGAGGACTTGTCTCCCCAGATAAAGCAATGCTTTCTGTACTGCTCACTATTTCCTAAAGGTAAAGAAATCATTGGACATGTAGTAACTCAAATGTGGATTAGTGAAGGATTTATCCAACCTTTGGATGGTAGTAGTATTATTACACATGAGTATGGGTTCGAAGAGATGGCAACTGAGTATTATCGAGAGTTAATAAAGAGGAACCTTTTACAACCTACAAAAAAAATTTCTCTCACTGGATACAGGTGCACCATGCACGATGTGGTCCGCACCTTTGCTGAATACATGGCAAGAGAAGAATCACTAGTGGTGGTGGTTGGCAGAGAACAGGCTGCTACTGGTATGCATGTCCGTCGCCTCTCCATAGAACAGACCGTATCAGTACTGGATTGGGGCATTTTGCAAAGGCGAGAGTCACTTAGGacattaattataaattctagagTAAACTTTCATCTTCCTGGTGACTCACTGAGTAGTTTCTCTAGCCTACGGGTACTGTACATATGGTCTGCTGATTCTAATAGATTGGTTCCCTCTCTATCTATGTTGAAGCACTTAAGATACCTTCGCTTAAAGGATACTGATATATCTAGGCTACCGGACGACATCCACAAGATGAAATTTCTACTATACATTACACTTGTTGACTGTAACAAGCTATGCTATCTTCCTAGCAGCATCATAAGACTTGTGCATCTAAGATCTCTTAACATCCAGGGATCAAATGTCAGTGCTGTGCCTAAGGGGTTAAGTGAGTTAACAAATCTGAGGTCACTTTCTGGCTTCCCAGTACACATGGACATGGATGCAAGCAATAGCTGGTGCAGTTTGCAAGAGCTGGAGCCTCTCTCTCAGCTTAGGGATCTTACATTATATGGCCTAGAGAGGGTGCAGGACAGCCGGATGGCTGAAAAGGCCATGATTAGCAGCAAGCGCCACCTTCGGTATCTAGAGTTGAACTATAGTGCAAGTGGACATACTATAGGGACAGGTGGTGCTgaggcagagcagcagcagcaacagagtgTGACCGAGGAAATCTTGGAAAAGCTCTGCCCTCCAACCTGCCTGGAGAATCTACGTGTGATAGGAGGATACATTGGTCGCCGGCTACCAGACTGGATGTGTGCTCCAGCATCGGCAGAGTTTAAGAGCCTAAGGTATTTAAGGCTGGAGAACCTGCCTTGCTGCACCCAGCTCCCTGATGGTCTGTGCTGCCTCCCAAGTTTGGAATTGCTCACCATCAAAGACGCGCCAGCCATCAAGCGTATTGGCCTCCAATTCCAAGCGTCATCCTCCATGGCAGCTAGAGGTTCCACTGCTAGTACATCTGCACCGTTTCCTAAACTGAGATACCTGTATTTGGATGGATTACGTGAGTGGGAAGAGTGGGAATGGAACGACTGTGAGGAGCATATGGATGTGGAAACTGCCATAGCCATGCCTTGTCTGGGTACAGTCCAAATCAAAAACTGCAAGCTGAGCTGTCTTCCACCAGGCCTCGCCAGAAGCAAGAGGCATGCTCTGAGAGAACTAAAcctgtacaagctgaagaggatcAGCGGACTCCCCATGTTGCAGAAGATTAGGATTGTTCGCTGCACAAAGCTGGAGGTTctagaaggtgtcgcagcactcGACAGCCTTGGACTGCACAACACCACCATGGAGACGCTTCCAGGATACCTGCGAGCTGTAAACTCAAGGTATCTCGAGTTGGTTTGCAACAAGAAGCTATACGAATCCTCCTCATCTCCAGGTAGCTCCGAATGGGACAAGATCAGCCACATTGGAAAGCACAAGATTGTCTGCCTCGAAGATTGA